Proteins co-encoded in one Lineus longissimus chromosome 11, tnLinLong1.2, whole genome shotgun sequence genomic window:
- the LOC135495368 gene encoding uncharacterized protein LOC135495368 isoform X3, which translates to MGALGFLSVIIVVLLLDQNDVDAKFIKSYTMPSLDCSPSIREIDGAVIYSANKLQSGVAQDTKCELRFSNADGTLLSKKRLAIRFEQVDIKDCHVELWLFAGRSANARLLQKLDCNSTTPTEVFESGEAVTIELITGNADPDKYHFRFLVTSYEKSGFCDEMTCNNGRCISKDLACDSFDSCFDGSDELKGQPSYCKAIVSPVLPPPGADTATVGAKGKNGTTVQHTYIIPFEMWLIGLIIIIILLIIAIIICIICCIRRSKGRDGFGRPTSTGTTSAGYQAAANQPLAGQGLEKKPPSFYADGAPSAPEYAPY; encoded by the exons ATGGGGGCTTTAGGATTTTTATCTGTGATAATTGTTGTGCTGCTTCTCGACCAAAATGATGTGGATGCGAAATTCATCAAGTCGT ACACAATGCCTAGCCTTGACTGTTCCCCATCTATACGGGAAATAGATGGCGCTGTCATCTACAGTGCAAACAAACTCCAAAGTGGTGTCGCACAGGACACAAAATGCGAGCTACGATTCAGTAATGCTGATGGGACGTTACTGTCTAAGAAGAGGCTCGCTATTAGGTTTGAGCAGGTCGATATCAAAGATTGTCACGTGGAGTTATGGCTATTTGCTGGACGGTCGGCAAATGCTAGGTTGTTG CAAAAGTTAGATTGTAACAGTACGACGCCCACAGAAGTTTTTGAATCTGGGGAAGCAGTGACAATTGAGCTGATCACAGGCAATGCTGATCCGGACAAGTATCACTTCAGGTTCCTTGTCACATCTTATGAGA AATCTGGTTTCTGTGATGAGATGACATGCAATAATGGCCGCTGCATCAGCAAGGATCTGGCGTGTGACAGCTTCGACAGTTGTTTTGATGGAAGTGACGAGCTGAAAGGACAGCCATCTTACTGCAAAG CAATAGTCAGTCCAGTTCTTCCACCACCTGGTGCAGATACGGCGACAG TAGGCGCCAAAGGAAAAAATGGCACGACCGTCCAGCACACGTACATCATCCCGTTCGAGATGTGGCTGATCGGcctcataatcatcatcatccttctcATCATCGCCATTATCATCTGTATCATCTGCTGCATACGGAGATCAAAGGGACGAGACGGATTTGGGCGGCCGACGTCGACTGGGACCACGTCTGCAGGGTATCAAG CAGCAGCAAATCAACCCCTAGCTGGCCAAG GTCTCGAAAAGAAGCCTCCATCTTTCTATGCTGACGGAGCGCCATCTGCTCCTGAATATGCTC CCTATTGA
- the LOC135495368 gene encoding uncharacterized protein LOC135495368 isoform X2, producing MGALGFLSVIIVVLLLDQNDVDAKFIKSYTMPSLDCSPSIREIDGAVIYSANKLQSGVAQDTKCELRFSNADGTLLSKKRLAIRFEQVDIKDCHVELWLFAGRSANARLLQKLDCNSTTPTEVFESGEAVTIELITGNADPDKYHFRFLVTSYEKSGFCDEMTCNNGRCISKDLACDSFDSCFDGSDELKGQPSYCKAIVSPVLPPPGADTATVGAKGKNGTTVQHTYIIPFEMWLIGLIIIIILLIIAIIICIICCIRRSKGRDGFGRPTSTGTTSAGYQASPSGPPAAANQPLAGQGLEKKPPSFYADGAPSAPEYAPY from the exons ATGGGGGCTTTAGGATTTTTATCTGTGATAATTGTTGTGCTGCTTCTCGACCAAAATGATGTGGATGCGAAATTCATCAAGTCGT ACACAATGCCTAGCCTTGACTGTTCCCCATCTATACGGGAAATAGATGGCGCTGTCATCTACAGTGCAAACAAACTCCAAAGTGGTGTCGCACAGGACACAAAATGCGAGCTACGATTCAGTAATGCTGATGGGACGTTACTGTCTAAGAAGAGGCTCGCTATTAGGTTTGAGCAGGTCGATATCAAAGATTGTCACGTGGAGTTATGGCTATTTGCTGGACGGTCGGCAAATGCTAGGTTGTTG CAAAAGTTAGATTGTAACAGTACGACGCCCACAGAAGTTTTTGAATCTGGGGAAGCAGTGACAATTGAGCTGATCACAGGCAATGCTGATCCGGACAAGTATCACTTCAGGTTCCTTGTCACATCTTATGAGA AATCTGGTTTCTGTGATGAGATGACATGCAATAATGGCCGCTGCATCAGCAAGGATCTGGCGTGTGACAGCTTCGACAGTTGTTTTGATGGAAGTGACGAGCTGAAAGGACAGCCATCTTACTGCAAAG CAATAGTCAGTCCAGTTCTTCCACCACCTGGTGCAGATACGGCGACAG TAGGCGCCAAAGGAAAAAATGGCACGACCGTCCAGCACACGTACATCATCCCGTTCGAGATGTGGCTGATCGGcctcataatcatcatcatccttctcATCATCGCCATTATCATCTGTATCATCTGCTGCATACGGAGATCAAAGGGACGAGACGGATTTGGGCGGCCGACGTCGACTGGGACCACGTCTGCAGGGTATCAAG CTTCACCAAGTGGCCCTCCAG CAGCAGCAAATCAACCCCTAGCTGGCCAAG GTCTCGAAAAGAAGCCTCCATCTTTCTATGCTGACGGAGCGCCATCTGCTCCTGAATATGCTC CCTATTGA
- the LOC135495368 gene encoding uncharacterized protein LOC135495368 isoform X4, with protein MGALGFLSVIIVVLLLDQNDVDAKFIKSYTMPSLDCSPSIREIDGAVIYSANKLQSGVAQDTKCELRFSNADGTLLSKKRLAIRFEQVDIKDCHVELWLFAGRSANARLLQKLDCNSTTPTEVFESGEAVTIELITGNADPDKYHFRFLVTSYEKSGFCDEMTCNNGRCISKDLACDSFDSCFDGSDELKGQPSYCKAIVSPVLPPPGADTATVGAKGKNGTTVQHTYIIPFEMWLIGLIIIIILLIIAIIICIICCIRRSKGRDGFGRPTSTGTTSAGYQAANQPLAGQGLEKKPPSFYADGAPSAPEYAPY; from the exons ATGGGGGCTTTAGGATTTTTATCTGTGATAATTGTTGTGCTGCTTCTCGACCAAAATGATGTGGATGCGAAATTCATCAAGTCGT ACACAATGCCTAGCCTTGACTGTTCCCCATCTATACGGGAAATAGATGGCGCTGTCATCTACAGTGCAAACAAACTCCAAAGTGGTGTCGCACAGGACACAAAATGCGAGCTACGATTCAGTAATGCTGATGGGACGTTACTGTCTAAGAAGAGGCTCGCTATTAGGTTTGAGCAGGTCGATATCAAAGATTGTCACGTGGAGTTATGGCTATTTGCTGGACGGTCGGCAAATGCTAGGTTGTTG CAAAAGTTAGATTGTAACAGTACGACGCCCACAGAAGTTTTTGAATCTGGGGAAGCAGTGACAATTGAGCTGATCACAGGCAATGCTGATCCGGACAAGTATCACTTCAGGTTCCTTGTCACATCTTATGAGA AATCTGGTTTCTGTGATGAGATGACATGCAATAATGGCCGCTGCATCAGCAAGGATCTGGCGTGTGACAGCTTCGACAGTTGTTTTGATGGAAGTGACGAGCTGAAAGGACAGCCATCTTACTGCAAAG CAATAGTCAGTCCAGTTCTTCCACCACCTGGTGCAGATACGGCGACAG TAGGCGCCAAAGGAAAAAATGGCACGACCGTCCAGCACACGTACATCATCCCGTTCGAGATGTGGCTGATCGGcctcataatcatcatcatccttctcATCATCGCCATTATCATCTGTATCATCTGCTGCATACGGAGATCAAAGGGACGAGACGGATTTGGGCGGCCGACGTCGACTGGGACCACGTCTGCAGGGTATCAAG CAGCAAATCAACCCCTAGCTGGCCAAG GTCTCGAAAAGAAGCCTCCATCTTTCTATGCTGACGGAGCGCCATCTGCTCCTGAATATGCTC CCTATTGA
- the LOC135495368 gene encoding uncharacterized protein LOC135495368 isoform X1, whose translation MGALGFLSVIIVVLLLDQNDVDAKFIKSYTMPSLDCSPSIREIDGAVIYSANKLQSGVAQDTKCELRFSNADGTLLSKKRLAIRFEQVDIKDCHVELWLFAGRSANARLLQKLDCNSTTPTEVFESGEAVTIELITGNADPDKYHFRFLVTSYEKSGFCDEMTCNNGRCISKDLACDSFDSCFDGSDELKGQPSYCKAIVSPVLPPPGADTATVGAKGKNGTTVQHTYIIPFEMWLIGLIIIIILLIIAIIICIICCIRRSKGRDGFGRPTSTGTTSAGYQASPSGPPAAANQPLAGQDDMENGDILAVTIADSENRQFESTL comes from the exons ATGGGGGCTTTAGGATTTTTATCTGTGATAATTGTTGTGCTGCTTCTCGACCAAAATGATGTGGATGCGAAATTCATCAAGTCGT ACACAATGCCTAGCCTTGACTGTTCCCCATCTATACGGGAAATAGATGGCGCTGTCATCTACAGTGCAAACAAACTCCAAAGTGGTGTCGCACAGGACACAAAATGCGAGCTACGATTCAGTAATGCTGATGGGACGTTACTGTCTAAGAAGAGGCTCGCTATTAGGTTTGAGCAGGTCGATATCAAAGATTGTCACGTGGAGTTATGGCTATTTGCTGGACGGTCGGCAAATGCTAGGTTGTTG CAAAAGTTAGATTGTAACAGTACGACGCCCACAGAAGTTTTTGAATCTGGGGAAGCAGTGACAATTGAGCTGATCACAGGCAATGCTGATCCGGACAAGTATCACTTCAGGTTCCTTGTCACATCTTATGAGA AATCTGGTTTCTGTGATGAGATGACATGCAATAATGGCCGCTGCATCAGCAAGGATCTGGCGTGTGACAGCTTCGACAGTTGTTTTGATGGAAGTGACGAGCTGAAAGGACAGCCATCTTACTGCAAAG CAATAGTCAGTCCAGTTCTTCCACCACCTGGTGCAGATACGGCGACAG TAGGCGCCAAAGGAAAAAATGGCACGACCGTCCAGCACACGTACATCATCCCGTTCGAGATGTGGCTGATCGGcctcataatcatcatcatccttctcATCATCGCCATTATCATCTGTATCATCTGCTGCATACGGAGATCAAAGGGACGAGACGGATTTGGGCGGCCGACGTCGACTGGGACCACGTCTGCAGGGTATCAAG CTTCACCAAGTGGCCCTCCAG CAGCAGCAAATCAACCCCTAGCTGGCCAAG ACGACATGGAGAATGGAGACATTCTAGCAGTTACGATAGCAGATTCCGAAAATAGGCAGTTTGAATCAACGTTATGA